The following DNA comes from Ascaphus truei isolate aAscTru1 chromosome 1, aAscTru1.hap1, whole genome shotgun sequence.
atacagatgtagcaagggtAGAATATCTCAGATTTTCCATagcattcaatggcagtgatatccCAAATGCAGAATATCCAACATAACACAAAAGCTGGGGCAATAACCCCTGCTACATTGGTACTATAGTTTGAGTGTTTCTAATATCCTGCTttttgtgtatattttattatttttcattatgCTGTCTTTTGCACAATGGTATTTTATTGTTTACATTCTAGTTACCTAGCAACCATGCAGTGAATGCTTTCCGGCATCTTCCCAAAGGCGTTTTATGCAGGCTAAAATATTGATAGTGATTAAATAAACTTTATAGTTTGACTTAAAGTTGCAATCCCCTCCTCCAGAAGCCAATATGAGTTTAActtgccccctgagcatgtcTTGCTCtttaaaataacacaaaatgctATTGTTAAACAAACATGATTATCTTAATCTCTAGCATTTGATGGTAACATTTAGActacactgggctctggggagaactTAATTGTAACCacccagacacttaatatttcaaacgcttatatctcctgaacaaagcatcagGTTTAAAAATGAACCGCTTTGGAAAGGGCAAAGACTCTTACTGTAGGAATGTAAAAGAATGTCGATCAGTGCAGAACGCGGCTGGAAGTCTGCAGTTTCACTGGGCCCTTATTCAGTGTACCGAAGAGAATTGCTACCTGGACTGGAAGAGCTTTTACTCCCATTCGCTGTCGAGGAGCTGGAATCTCTTGGGGAAGAGGTCattacagcatattgaataagggccttgGTCTCATATTTACAATTCGTATTTCTACTTCTTGGACATttcaaaaataatattttttttccccctgctgtaTTTAAGAACTATAGAACACaactaccttttttttattttttccataatATTGCACCAAATTTATCAAAATGAAAGGTCCCGTAGGATACAATGGGATTTTATgctttgataaatgtggtgctCTAGTTTTGCCCCCCTTTTAAAGCTGGGAGACTATGATACATAACCCCCTTCCTATGTTGTATAAGCTGTAGACTGAGAGATGGGCCTTATCTTTTAGCTTTGTCCTGGATGTAAAACATTTCTGTCGCCACCCTGGTGTATTGGAAACTCATTTACAAAAGCACAGCATTGTCTATGTGTAGCCACCTCCAgctcacattgcaaagccagtataaccagcctcacactgatgagacacaaAAGGTTGAAACAACTGTCTTTGACtagttttactggctatgcacgtcTGTAACCCAGCATAAACTAGAAggaaaaggaaacctagtgagTGAGCACTCAGTCACAAGAAGAGTAATgtgattgtattaaaaacatatttattgTCATCAAACGAATATAAAAAAAAGGGGTTTAAAATCCGACAGCATTTAACGTAACTCTAATCAAAATAACATTGCTGTATAAGCTCTGTTGATATTACATATGGGAGATTTGTGACAATTAGTCAGATTCTCATGCTGTGAATATCAGCCTAACAAGAATAAGGGGCTGGTATTAATCACTGCAGTATCTTAACTGCCTTAATGACCAATGGTATAAGTGGTACAATATACACCAAACTAGCTGAGGGCTTAAATATACCAAGGCTAGCCTGCTGATACCCTAACTAATGGTGAGTGCAGGTAAACCTCAATGGTTAAAAGAGGTAAATACGGCAAACTACACCTAGCAGAGAAAATCCCTTTGTGGGGGCACGTAACCACTATTCCATAGGTAGGGATATACTGTTGCAGAGGGTAAGTGTACGCAACAGTTAATGCATattatgtttttaatacaatcacATTACTCTTCTTGTGACTGAGTGCTCActcactaggtttccttttccTTCTAGTTTATGCTATTGTACTCTACCTAGAGAGCACCTCACTCCTATACCTCTTAACTGTGCGGGGGCTCCCCTTTTGTGTGTAGTTAcgtctgtaacccaggctgtggtgAAAAGCTGTGTGCAACATCCTTTCCCCTATCCCTATGGGAAACAGCAGTTATTACGGTACGGGTGCTACCTGTAGGCGTACAGAAGGCCTGGGTCTACGCTCTTAGGGAGCCTTGGTTGAGTGTGTGTTCTGTATATCTCtaaatggtgcagtgcctccacttatgaggattctgggtaataggATGGCTCCTCAAAGGAACTCGTATACCTAGGGTATACCCCAATAACACACTCACGATCAAATATAATATAACtcctttactgtggtcccacagaaGGCATAGAATAATATCCACAACACAAGGCACAGAAATAACAACAACAGTAATATAGTCCTGGGGTAGCTAGCCCCAATAGTACCTAGGATGCTCGGGCAACTGTaacccagtgtccagcaagcaACTCCTcctagactgtgtgtgtgagggcagcaCTACCCTCTCCCTTTGCATTGGTGCACAGTACCTTCCGGCTTAAGGTCCCAGCAAGGGCAAGAATATCAGCAGGGTTCCACACCATGGGGTCTCCAAAACAACAAACCCCTCATGCCTTAAGATCCGGATGATGGCTGATCCACATGCCACAGTGAGAAGCCTCCCTCTGCGTTCTGCTGTGCTGCGTCCCTAACAGGAGCTACCTATCCATAGGGACAGCCCTGTACACTTCTCTGCAGTGAGGGGAATCTATCTGGGGCCATGGGGCAGGTTTGAGCCTAGTCCGGGAGCTTGCCAGgctccccggacactaccttcCTCTTCCCTGGCTCCGGATACTCTGCCAAGGTCACCCCTGAACCACTGAAGCCAGCCCCTTCCTTCTGGCCGTGCCAACCCCATGATGGCCGCCACATTACACATTAGTGTCTGTAGGGCCATGCCAACCATAACATGGCTAACGCAATGCTGCAGTTTCACCTGCACTATGGAGCTGTTCTCCCCCCAGGAGTTAAGAAGGAGGATCCCTGCTACATGTGTAATGTGGTAGGCATAAGCTTATcgtggtccatgttaaaatggacataaaGCAAAAGGCAATAaagtgtgagtgctcatttgcatgtcattacccagaatccctggctgcagtggaagcattatgAATGTGCTCAAAAATTGTATTCTATTTGCGGTtgatggtttttgtcacttttttactcgccGTAACTTATTTTGTATCTGGTTGGCAACAGCTTTGACTAGAGATGGGCGTAttcgcccaaatccgtttcccaaaTTTTTGCTGAtcttacccccaaaatccgtttgcAGTGCAAAATCCAAAAACGGATTTGAGCGGGTTCAATTTGCATGGATTAATCAAAATCCGTCATTGGATACAACCTGTGgaaggatttgtagaatccactccacggattcagcaatccgctgGTGAATTCGTAAGAATCcatcaacggattgctgaatctgcggattggattctacaaatccgtccacaggttgcggaatccacggagtgtattggcgataataataaaaaatatgcaaaacGCGTACTGCCCTTTTTGACACTGATTTACttaaatccgcggaccaaaggaaccggccgatccactgcggatccaaattcgccaaaCTAATGCGCCCATCTCTAGTATTGACAAACTTTGACATTGCCCCATTCACTGCCTATCAAAATCGAACTTTTCCCATAAGTTACATTGCTACTAGAAGTCTATTCATCAACGGGCCTGATTAACTTTACATGTAACAACTGTGGTGAAGGTGGAGTGAGAGAAGTTGGAGTGTTTTTATACTTATATATCATATCTTGAACCTTAGTGTCAGTGGATGATGTTTTGTGGTTTCAAATTATACATATTTAGGGTACCGTATGGTCAGAGTTAAATTTGAGACAGCTGTCTGTCTCCCAGGCTGAAGTGCTGTTTTACAGTTACTTTTGCAATTTTCATTAACTCTATGCTGATAGGAAATTATACATTTCCCATAATTAAAGGACCTCAATGCTGTCTGTACCGCTTGCCtctgggaggagggaagggagagggtagGGGCGATATGATAGAAATGTTCAAAtatataaagggtttcaacaaagtacagaGGGGAGGCATGTTTCAGAGAAACAGAAGTGCTAGAACAGGAAGTCAGTCTCCGAAGCTGGCGGGTGGCATCAGACTAAAGGGAAATGTAAGGAAGTCCTTCTTCccagaaagggtggtggatttgcCAAATTGCCTCCCAACAGAGGTGATATACTgtaggctaatacagtaaggaaaTGTAAAAATACTTGGGATAGACATAATGCCAATGATTAAATATGGTCTGAGGTTTTATCATAGAGAGGTAAATGGGCAGACTGGGTGAGCTAGAAGTGGTTCTCATCTTCAGTCAAATACTGTAGTTTATGTTTCTAAGGGATTTAATTTCATTTTCTATGTTCTTATGTCATTTTTGTATGTCATTTGGTCCTTCTCATGCACTACTTGAGAGAGCTATActgaaaaaaaaatcttattttccATAATGATGGTCTCCTATTATCAAAGAATTcagaacatagggcctcatgcagtaagcgtcgattatgtgaaatcggcaatcttaccgattagtcatgttattggcgttttttcctctccgtatgcagtaagtgccgaatacattcaaaatcaacccgaaaacaaatccgcccactctcacgatgattagccgatcacacacaggtgtatcggcgtgcgtggcggggtgctgttaggttgcccaatcacaaatcttgctgaatcaggcgaaacaagcatgttttggattgcgcgccatatttaaaggcaacgtgtactgctattcattctctgtgttgttgggagtgagagagagagagacgcacagagctggctgtttgaacatttgcatattgactgagagacttgttgtgtattgggtgagctttgtccattgttgttttgtttacatctttgtcttgttttatatgtggaagtgtttcgtgtgattggctgtacatttattgtctgttttttgtgagtgctggaagtatgcccgcaaagcgtgggaagagtgatgctggtgggagtgggagtgctactcgtgggagtacgcgtcggagtgaacgtactgttcaggggagtgatgttgctgagagtgagagtggtgttgcagggagtgggagtgctggtgctgtgagtggtgttgctgggagtgggagtgctgttgctgggagtgggagtgctgttgctgggagtgggagtgctgttgctgggagtgggagtgctgttgctgggagtgggagtgctggtgctgggagtgggagtgctgttgctgggagtgggagtgctggtgctgggagtgggagtgctgttgctgggagtgggagtgctggtgctgggagtgctggtgctaggagtgtgagtgctggtgctaggagtgtgagtgctggtgctaggagtgtgagtgctggtgctaggagtgggagtgctggtgctgggagtgctgctggtggcgcagttgctgatggggtggatggtggtggcgtgcttgctggtgggcagcttttggaggctcttccattggaagaaggagagtccagtcagcaccagccaagctctgaccctaaacctgctcggaagaaacgtgtggagaagccacgtaatcctcgcttcaatgaccaggaaaatacagctcttgtcactggcattctggagcactatgacagtatatatggacatttactaggtaagtgtacatttacatttattattcaaatacatgtgatcctaggtcatctgagttttgttcatatgcaaatatggcttcacaatatctttctatgttaattagtctggaaacacagctttttatcatgccttacaaggacaactaaacacaggcggtcaatttgccataactgcatacaatatgaatgcaaccttgcttacatgtataggtttagtagtgaatgctcatgtgcttcacatattacacataaaacagcatgtttgctatctcttggaacagctagcagtgtaggaaactggtgcttctattattaatcatttacctcatatatttgatatgtttttcaagggcggacaagttcagcaagcagaaaagaaatgtgggacacaatagtcattggtgtcaatgcgtgtgggaatcatgtgagggacaagcggaattgtcacaagagatttgatgatattaggtccaaattgaaaaagaaaatacaacaccaacgcgtgcatgctactggcactggaggtgggcccacaccacaacgtctcatattaagtccattggaggagctgcttcgggcaaaattacttcccgtcgtcgtggaaggcttacctggtgaccgtgatataggaatttacccctcacaatttccaccaggtgagaaatattactgtactaggcgtgtcgttgcttacagttattttgcatagttacactgctttttatactgtcttcacaatataagcatacctgcatctatatatgtatatgtctgattctgtatacatatatatctcaaaatagacatatatgttgtagtcctactaaaagcagtaactaatatagcacgtgccattgcgtgctcatttacatgtgaattcccaaaatgcattgctgcagtggaagcaattgatggtgggcgaagatggggaacaacagggtagtacacatgtgtaacacatgttaatgagaaattattactagctacaggtacagaacagaaatatgtagaatattattgtgtattttatttattttactccgacaaacatgacattactgcctattttaagcatgcatcaaatatattgcatgcaacggcctacaaacatcacttgcactaacacatctatagttgttaatgaaaaggtccatttttgctttaagtcatatacagacagcataatgaggcacacgtatcatattttatgtcattgttttcataacttaaaaactgcacacgactatttagctcatctaccattgtgttaaagcagctgcaattaatatctcatcacagcatacacttcaacagagggggtggggttcagcacacacactaattacagcctcattttaggggcaacttagttcacaccattttcacctgtttcaagtaattgaaaggtgtggctgattaggctttttggggaagggaataccgttcttacaacctcactagcacaactgaagttaatcacactcatttgaaagcttcactttagctactaaatgccccaacaactcattacttatcaaaccgtacgtcacacattagttcactcatatctatagttgaactactatcaacgacacattatcacacactgcatgtgttgtcttgtttagtcacagccacattcatgtgtgccacatcttatattaatgtaccacacatatcctctaccaaaaacaacactttttgcaatatgaccaccttcatgataaccattgtgaatggtcatctcatgatagttatgtacattatgatactgatatcactacacaacatatgatttttatgtaaaaatttaatgtatttttcctcacgcattactgcagaaccatagtatgttgtatgttagggaactcaaaacttctaagtacacaggcatgtacattgttattacaactatttatgttcactttcacacacacattttgggttaaggaaatgatgctgttagatactcataaatacagaacatacaataactgtttgttcaatatttacacatgtaaatgtaaaacttatgttattgttatatatagttgcccctgaaggacatgtgtcacctgagactgaacaagtgtcttcacctgggtcagccagctcaacacacctagaaggtgagtgtatcagttggtggccatataatatgtgctcttctatatgttatgttgtcatgttcattatttgttttgcacatcttctttaaataggattacttagtgtcagtgaaaatgaagtgtaaggcaacttgtattgtgttagtgatgttaactatcatgtaggagttgtgagtttacagcaagttttcattcactcatatttcatactgagtccaaacattattcttaagtcaaggtagtttttaatgtgaggttataaaacgtatggaaacatgttagttgttacttatgacacagtacaattacatagtaacacagcagagattaacatgacatttaataatttgtacatttatttgtagaacatgatgaagaggattatgatgatgatgatgatgacgccaccgccatagacacacaaatagaagcaagtgaccatgaagacgttccaattgaaactgttttaccggcaaatcgtccagcaaatacgacatacgatgcaattgtagcttctgagggaaaaattgtggaagcagaaaatcgtcgccattctgacttcatgacagtgctggaaaggatgattgcactgcaggaagaaacagtttcacaattggcacatctccacagagtcttcattgaagtgccgaaaaagttgcaaaaaatcaacacctcattcgaagcattagttgttcagcaaacacaagctaattactggagaatgactaatgtaccacaattcaacacctcccagccaggatctgttcatgcaggtcagttttcaccacattcatctgatattcattcatcaggcccaaatgttaccggtcaagtagcagacattgctgtgcaggttcctgatgacatcctaccgctgccatctgtacaaattcagcagcagacacctacaaaggagcccacaaaaacaaaacacaagcagttactactgaccagtttttggtcaaaaacaacaaaagacacacatgaaacagaccaaccatcacttgtgcagtgtctaccaacttgctcacatgtgtcagtgggcacaagccctgtccgtgaacagtcactacccaaaagccctgtaggtgagtcactggccaaaagccctgtaggtgaatcgctgcccaaaagccctgtaggtgaatcactgcccaaaagccctgtaggtgaatcactgcccaaaagccctgtaggtgaatcactgcccaaaagccctgtaggtgaatcactgcccaaaagccctgtaggtgagtcactggccacaagccccgtaggtgaacagtcactgcccaaaagccctgtaggtgagtcactggccacaagccctgcccgtgaagtgccagaggccagtcaaagtggctctgttgtgcctaaagttggtggcaaaagaaaaaggaaaattcaagagacaacaagcaggcctgttactcgctcgcaaaaggaacaaaaaaaataaatgttataattcagaaaatatgtctttggccttgtttt
Coding sequences within:
- the LOC142468472 gene encoding uncharacterized protein LOC142468472; the protein is MWDTIVIGVNACGNHVRDKRNCHKRFDDIRSKLKKKIQHQRVHATGTGGGPTPQRLILSPLEELLRAKLLPVVVEGLPGDRDIGIYPSQFPPVAPEGHVSPETEQVSSPGSASSTHLEEHDEEDYDDDDDDATAIDTQIEASDHEDVPIETVLPANRPANTTYDAIVASEGKIVEAENRRHSDFMTVLERMIALQEETVSQLAHLHRVFIEVPKKLQKINTSFEALVVQQTQANYWRMTNVPQFNTSQPGSVHAGQFSPHSSDIHSSGPNVTGQVADIAVQVPDDILPLPSVQIQQQTPTKEPTKTKHKHT